In the genome of Staphylococcus durrellii, one region contains:
- a CDS encoding type I secretion system protein, which produces MSEFISALAGGLIALIGVWLQFRKEDRDKRTDYENDIKSMIDLIVYKVARIRNTKLDEDTAFLNKKFTTEIYYNIEQDFKSLDEQVQDLITNMSHHTNESNELIQDMLKRFEPLEIQFNKFKVAFKIYDDIYEDKKNKRTSIVGSKINLDKEVYEFTQKMRNFARKNYNHKIFEPELKRHEEIKSKNNYAINDR; this is translated from the coding sequence ATGTCTGAATTTATATCAGCTTTAGCCGGAGGTCTTATAGCTCTAATAGGGGTTTGGTTACAATTTCGTAAAGAAGATAGGGATAAGCGCACTGATTATGAGAATGATATAAAGAGCATGATTGATTTAATAGTTTATAAAGTAGCTAGAATTAGAAATACTAAATTGGATGAAGACACTGCATTTTTAAATAAAAAGTTTACTACTGAGATTTATTATAATATTGAACAAGATTTCAAGTCCTTGGATGAACAAGTTCAAGACTTAATAACTAATATGAGCCATCACACTAATGAATCAAATGAATTAATTCAAGATATGTTAAAACGTTTTGAGCCATTGGAAATACAATTCAACAAGTTCAAAGTAGCATTTAAAATATATGATGACATTTACGAAGATAAGAAAAATAAAAGAACTTCTATAGTAGGTTCAAAAATCAACTTAGATAAAGAAGTTTATGAATTCACACAAAAGATGCGTAACTTTGCTCGTAAAAATTATAATCATAAAATTTTTGAGCCTGAACTTAAAAGACATGAAGAAATAAAATCAAAAAATAATTATGCTATTAATGATAGATAG
- a CDS encoding SMP-30/gluconolactonase/LRE family protein codes for MPEQNLPALTYTGASKSAVPIINESELQTITAKPWVKISDEGLQLEGLCFDRAHNLFLCEVFGGKVFRVNLPEKQVSTVFQSTKTNPAAVKIHKNGKLFVCYLGDFESSGGIYSVDDTGKNFEDIIDDITTEYCVDDLVFDSKGGFYFTDFRGYSTNPQGGVYYVSPDYQTVTPVIQNLSVANGVALSTDESVLWVTETNANRLHRIELLDDGVSIAPFGASIPYYFTGHEGPDSCCIDSDDNLYVAMYGQGRVLVFNKRGYPIGQIQMPNRDEGHMLRSTHPAFIPGTDQLIICANDIEAGGDSWLFTARGFAKGHNSYQFH; via the coding sequence ATGCCAGAACAAAATTTACCTGCGCTAACTTATACAGGTGCTTCTAAATCTGCTGTACCAATTATTAATGAAAGTGAATTACAAACCATTACTGCTAAACCGTGGGTTAAAATTTCAGATGAAGGCTTACAATTAGAAGGATTGTGCTTTGATAGAGCACATAATTTATTTTTATGTGAAGTCTTTGGTGGGAAGGTTTTTCGCGTAAACTTACCAGAAAAACAAGTTTCTACAGTTTTTCAATCCACAAAAACAAATCCTGCCGCAGTTAAAATTCATAAAAATGGCAAACTCTTTGTCTGTTATTTAGGTGATTTTGAAAGTAGCGGTGGCATTTATTCAGTTGATGATACTGGCAAAAACTTTGAAGATATTATCGATGATATTACAACAGAATATTGTGTTGATGACCTTGTATTTGATAGTAAAGGCGGCTTTTATTTTACAGACTTTAGAGGCTACTCTACTAATCCACAAGGTGGCGTATATTATGTCTCACCAGACTACCAAACCGTTACACCAGTCATACAGAACTTATCTGTAGCAAATGGCGTTGCATTAAGCACAGACGAATCAGTGCTATGGGTAACCGAAACAAACGCCAATCGTTTACATCGCATTGAATTGTTAGATGATGGCGTGTCTATTGCACCATTTGGCGCGTCTATACCTTATTATTTCACTGGACACGAAGGACCAGACTCTTGCTGCATCGATAGCGACGATAACCTTTATGTCGCAATGTACGGGCAAGGCAGAGTCTTAGTATTTAATAAACGTGGTTATCCTATTGGTCAAATACAAATGCCGAACAGAGACGAAGGTCATATGCTTAGATCTACGCATCCAGCATTTATTCCTGGTACAGACCAGCTTATTATTTGTGCCAACGACATTGAAGCTGGTGGCGATTCTTGGTTATTCACTGCTCGTGGCTTTGCCAAAGGACATAACAGTTACCAATTCCATTAA
- a CDS encoding CHAP domain-containing protein produces MDKQGNYNYDWQGNWSPNQAQQGQQSQQAQQGQAGQQNNQSQQSYSNNYGSNNQKQSYTTNNAGGKGASYSTSDKNVQVKTQSAPQSNSNGSTSFAGKSSAGGNSYDSGQCTYYVYDKVGGKIGSDWGNASNWANKAAQSGYSVDNSPKSGSILQTSQGAYGHVAYVDNVNSDGSVKVSEMNYGQGPGVVTSRTISASEAGSYNYIK; encoded by the coding sequence ATAGATAAACAAGGTAACTATAACTATGACTGGCAAGGTAACTGGAGCCCTAACCAAGCACAACAAGGTCAACAATCACAACAAGCGCAACAAGGACAAGCTGGCCAACAAAACAACCAAAGTCAACAAAGTTATAGTAATAATTATGGTTCAAATAACCAAAAACAATCTTACACAACTAACAATGCTGGCGGAAAAGGCGCATCTTACAGCACTTCAGACAAAAACGTCCAAGTAAAAACACAAAGTGCACCTCAATCAAATAGCAATGGTTCAACATCATTTGCAGGTAAATCATCAGCAGGTGGTAATAGCTATGATTCAGGACAATGTACTTATTACGTTTACGATAAAGTAGGCGGAAAAATCGGTTCTGATTGGGGTAACGCTAGCAACTGGGCTAACAAAGCAGCTCAATCTGGTTACAGTGTAGATAACTCACCTAAGTCAGGTTCAATCTTACAAACTTCACAAGGTGCTTATGGACACGTTGCATACGTTGATAATGTAAACAGTGACGGTTCAGTTAAAGTATCTGAAATGAACTATGGTCAAGGGCCTGGTGTAGTAACTTCACGTACTATTTCAGCAAGCGAAGCAGGTTCATACAACTACATTAAATAA
- a CDS encoding histidine phosphatase family protein, whose protein sequence is MTEVCLVRHGETDWNKAGKLQGRTDIPLNESGKLQAQACGNMLQQQNWDVIVTSPLSRAQDTAEIINTYLNLPLRVMPEFIERGFGDAESLTHMERTEKYPNKAYPNAESTEALNRRLVDGLKELNDDYPHQKVLLVTHGAAIHQILDFYDPDNEHIRDSKLANGGLSNIYFYEANWHIKNTNQIAHLID, encoded by the coding sequence ATGACTGAAGTATGTTTAGTCAGACATGGAGAAACTGATTGGAATAAGGCAGGCAAATTACAAGGTCGCACTGACATTCCTTTAAATGAATCAGGTAAGTTGCAGGCACAAGCATGTGGCAACATGTTACAACAACAAAATTGGGACGTTATTGTTACAAGCCCACTGTCACGTGCACAAGACACGGCAGAAATTATTAATACATATTTAAACTTACCCCTTAGAGTAATGCCAGAATTTATCGAACGTGGTTTTGGAGATGCAGAATCCTTAACGCATATGGAACGTACCGAAAAATACCCAAATAAAGCGTATCCCAATGCGGAATCTACCGAAGCATTAAACCGTCGTCTCGTCGATGGTCTAAAAGAACTCAACGATGATTATCCGCACCAAAAAGTATTACTTGTGACACATGGTGCTGCTATTCATCAAATTTTAGATTTCTATGACCCTGACAATGAACATATACGTGACTCTAAATTAGCAAACGGTGGTTTAAGCAATATTTATTTTTATGAAGCGAATTGGCATATCAAAAACACGAATCAAATTGCTCACTTAATAGATTGA
- a CDS encoding AEC family transporter, with amino-acid sequence MFVFILLEVILPILILIIVGAILQFKFTFDLKQISTLITYCLMPAAIFINIIEINVNTTVMLHIISYLIIYTIVLILIGNALAKWLKLDKPQGAALKNSISLMNSGNYGLPVSQLVFAHNPIGVSIQIFILIFQNLLTYSYGLYNLLSATTTFRGIITSLLRLPIFHALIVGIVFQVFDIPLPKFIHIPLKELSDAFVGVALLLLGAQLAKIRLRFFHRVITWSLIGRLIIGPLLSLAIIYILNIDGVVAQSLFVASSFPTSRNTSTIAMEYDVEPELHAQVVLYSTLLSIITVTTVIYLSRIMF; translated from the coding sequence ATGTTTGTTTTTATTTTATTAGAAGTTATATTACCTATTTTAATATTAATTATCGTTGGTGCTATATTACAATTTAAATTCACTTTTGATTTAAAACAAATTTCGACTTTAATTACTTATTGTTTAATGCCAGCTGCAATTTTTATCAATATTATCGAAATTAACGTCAATACTACCGTTATGCTGCATATTATCTCCTATTTAATTATTTATACAATTGTTTTAATATTGATTGGTAATGCACTAGCAAAATGGCTAAAGTTAGATAAGCCTCAAGGGGCAGCTTTAAAAAACAGCATATCCTTAATGAACTCTGGTAATTATGGTTTACCAGTAAGTCAGCTAGTATTCGCTCACAATCCAATCGGTGTATCAATTCAAATATTCATCCTTATCTTCCAAAATTTATTAACTTATTCTTATGGTCTTTATAATTTACTTTCCGCAACAACTACATTTCGCGGAATTATTACTTCTCTTTTAAGACTACCTATATTCCATGCGCTTATAGTAGGCATTGTCTTTCAAGTTTTCGATATCCCTTTGCCTAAATTTATACATATACCTCTAAAGGAATTATCAGACGCTTTTGTGGGAGTCGCACTATTACTATTAGGAGCACAGCTAGCAAAGATACGCCTTCGTTTTTTCCATCGTGTAATTACATGGTCTTTAATAGGTAGATTAATCATTGGTCCACTACTGTCACTAGCAATTATTTATATATTGAACATTGATGGCGTCGTAGCCCAATCATTATTCGTCGCAAGTTCCTTCCCTACATCTAGAAACACCTCTACGATTGCAATGGAATACGATGTAGAACCAGAACTACATGCGCAAGTGGTATTATATTCTACATTATTAAGTATAATTACCGTTACTACGGTAATTTATCTTTCACGTATCATGTTTTAA
- a CDS encoding arylamine N-acetyltransferase family protein translates to MNIKLFENYLNIETTMYEMPTLDALNYYLQHFMLTVPFENIDVQNGIPIKVDIAHLFDKIINNQRGGFCYELNTLFKYYLNQQGYTAESVSATVHTPAGGRSQPGSHMSTLVTIDDNQYIADVGFGDLPLKALRVTTIENPDPVIDINGQFRAILMREQNVHLQKLIDDQWQTLYEAELIPRAIEEFEDNIEYNQSNPDSIFVKQLLITQSQSFGRATMTFNHLTLTKQGEKEQQDVTKDNYRQLLHDYFGLDVTINKLES, encoded by the coding sequence ATGAATATAAAATTATTCGAAAACTACTTAAATATTGAAACAACTATGTATGAAATGCCTACGTTAGATGCGCTTAATTATTACTTACAGCATTTTATGTTAACGGTCCCTTTCGAAAATATTGATGTACAAAATGGTATACCTATCAAGGTCGATATCGCTCATCTTTTCGATAAGATAATTAATAATCAACGTGGCGGTTTTTGTTATGAGTTGAACACACTATTTAAGTATTATTTAAATCAACAAGGTTATACTGCAGAGAGTGTTTCAGCAACTGTTCATACACCCGCTGGCGGTCGTAGCCAACCTGGTTCTCACATGTCTACGCTTGTAACTATTGACGACAATCAATACATTGCTGATGTTGGGTTCGGAGATTTACCTTTAAAAGCATTACGTGTCACTACGATAGAAAATCCAGATCCCGTTATAGATATTAATGGCCAATTTCGCGCTATTTTAATGAGAGAACAAAACGTTCATCTCCAAAAATTAATAGATGATCAATGGCAGACGTTATATGAAGCAGAATTAATCCCGAGAGCTATTGAAGAATTTGAAGATAATATAGAATATAATCAGTCGAATCCTGATTCTATTTTCGTAAAACAGTTATTGATTACTCAATCACAGTCGTTTGGTAGAGCTACTATGACGTTTAATCATCTTACTTTAACGAAACAAGGAGAAAAAGAACAACAAGATGTAACAAAGGATAATTATCGTCAGTTATTGCATGACTACTTTGGTTTAGACGTGACGATTAATAAACTAGAATCGTAA
- the bla gene encoding BlaZ-like penicillin-hydrolyzing class A beta-lactamase, translated as MKKVIVLLVCAIILSACNSKDSHANEFKSLEKKYNANVGVYALDTKSGKEIKFNADKRFAYASTSKAINSAMLLEQVPYDKLDKKVHINKSDIVDYSPVLEKYVGKDITVKELIKASMMYSDNTANNKIIDELGGYKQIRENLKELGDNKTQPSRYEPDLNNYSPKDKRDTSTPKAYGKTLKKLIEKDDLSKKNKDFLLDLMFNNKSGDTLIKDGVSKKYKVADKSGQALTYASRNDIAYVYPKGQSKPIVLVIFTNKDGKNAKPNDKLISETAKKVMKEF; from the coding sequence TTGAAAAAGGTAATAGTGTTATTAGTTTGTGCAATCATTTTAAGTGCATGCAATTCAAAGGATTCACATGCCAATGAATTCAAAAGTTTAGAAAAGAAGTATAACGCTAATGTTGGTGTTTATGCATTAGATACTAAGAGCGGTAAGGAAATAAAGTTCAATGCAGATAAGAGGTTTGCTTATGCGTCAACTTCAAAAGCAATAAATAGTGCAATGTTACTAGAACAAGTACCATATGATAAGTTAGATAAAAAAGTACATATTAACAAAAGTGATATTGTTGATTACTCACCTGTGTTAGAAAAATACGTTGGCAAGGATATAACTGTAAAAGAGCTTATTAAAGCTTCTATGATGTACAGTGATAACACAGCAAATAATAAAATTATTGATGAACTTGGTGGATATAAGCAAATCAGAGAAAATCTGAAAGAACTAGGGGATAACAAGACTCAACCATCTAGATACGAGCCAGACCTAAATAATTACTCACCAAAAGATAAAAGGGATACATCAACGCCTAAAGCTTACGGCAAGACTTTAAAAAAACTTATTGAAAAAGATGATTTAAGTAAAAAGAATAAAGATTTCTTACTTGATTTAATGTTTAACAATAAAAGTGGCGATACTTTGATAAAAGATGGTGTTTCTAAAAAATACAAGGTTGCAGATAAAAGTGGTCAAGCCTTAACATATGCTTCTAGAAATGATATTGCATACGTTTATCCTAAAGGACAATCTAAACCTATTGTATTAGTTATTTTTACAAATAAAGATGGTAAAAATGCTAAGCCAAATGATAAATTGATAAGCGAAACTGCTAAAAAAGTAATGAAAGAATTTTAA
- a CDS encoding class I SAM-dependent methyltransferase has product MKWNSELYDAKHSFVAKYGEGIATLLNVQNSENILDLGCGTGDLTHKIAQQGAIITGVDASPEMIMQAQKKYPEIHFEVADASTLSTLNQYDAIFSNAVLHWTFNHLKIFKNCYSALKDNGRFIAEFGAYHNIKMVSDAIEQAIVNLGYTYRADYFPWNFRQDKDIKADLIHAGFKDVTVESFDRPTALEGEDGLVNWLVMFSDNLLKDYTYEQKHNVYQECSRLLQDELYEAGQWIVDYRRVRIFAYK; this is encoded by the coding sequence ATGAAATGGAACTCAGAATTATATGATGCTAAACATAGTTTTGTAGCAAAATATGGCGAAGGAATTGCCACGCTTTTGAATGTGCAAAATAGTGAAAACATACTCGATTTAGGTTGTGGCACTGGAGATTTAACACATAAGATTGCACAACAAGGCGCTATAATAACAGGTGTCGACGCTTCTCCTGAAATGATCATGCAGGCACAGAAAAAGTATCCTGAAATACACTTTGAAGTCGCTGACGCATCAACATTAAGTACATTAAATCAATATGATGCTATTTTTTCAAATGCCGTATTACATTGGACGTTTAATCATTTAAAGATATTTAAAAATTGTTATAGCGCTTTAAAAGATAATGGTAGATTTATAGCTGAATTTGGCGCGTATCACAATATTAAAATGGTGTCAGACGCTATTGAACAAGCTATTGTTAATTTAGGCTATACATATCGTGCCGATTATTTCCCGTGGAATTTTAGACAAGATAAAGATATTAAAGCAGATTTAATTCATGCGGGGTTTAAAGACGTTACAGTAGAAAGCTTTGACCGTCCAACGGCATTAGAAGGTGAAGATGGGCTCGTCAATTGGTTAGTCATGTTTAGCGATAACTTGCTTAAAGACTATACATATGAACAAAAGCACAACGTATATCAAGAATGTTCAAGATTATTGCAAGATGAATTATATGAAGCGGGACAATGGATCGTAGATTATAGAAGGGTTCGTATTTTTGCTTATAAATAA
- a CDS encoding VOC family protein, protein MNIIGHHHISMYTKDAQANKDFYVDVLGLRLVEKSVNQDDPTMYHLFFGDEIGTEGTLLSFFEIPNIGQNRSGTNSIYRLSLLVPSIEALQFFENRLKQADVITTPMTYLGQPALLFKDIDDLEITLLVNDDYKIPNKWRNNSYTDVPTDYQILGLGPVELRVRDKTSTFDFLTDDLEYIVRQNLNTDETVVTLDEDGLYTDFVIIEQQGQRAKPGRGYVHHIAVNTPTDSALAEVFEKINSLHRNNSGIIDRYFFKSLYYRQNSIMYEFATAQPGFTVDTSIADLGKHLNLPGFLEDRRAEIEANLHDL, encoded by the coding sequence ATGAACATCATTGGTCACCATCATATTTCTATGTATACAAAAGATGCACAAGCAAACAAAGACTTTTATGTTGACGTCTTAGGTTTACGTTTAGTTGAAAAATCAGTCAATCAAGATGACCCTACGATGTACCATTTATTCTTTGGCGATGAAATAGGTACAGAAGGTACGTTATTAAGTTTCTTTGAAATTCCTAATATTGGTCAAAATCGGTCAGGTACTAATTCTATTTATCGTCTGTCATTACTTGTACCTAGTATCGAGGCATTACAATTTTTTGAAAATCGTTTGAAACAAGCAGATGTAATAACTACACCAATGACTTATCTCGGACAACCAGCATTGCTATTTAAAGACATCGATGATCTAGAAATCACGTTACTTGTTAATGATGATTATAAAATTCCTAATAAATGGCGTAATAATAGTTATACAGACGTGCCTACTGACTACCAAATACTCGGTTTAGGTCCTGTAGAATTAAGAGTGCGTGATAAAACGTCTACATTTGACTTTTTAACCGATGATTTAGAATATATAGTTAGACAGAATTTAAATACTGATGAGACTGTAGTTACTTTAGATGAAGATGGTTTATATACAGATTTCGTTATTATCGAACAACAAGGACAAAGAGCCAAACCCGGACGTGGTTATGTTCACCATATTGCAGTTAATACGCCGACAGATTCAGCTCTTGCTGAAGTTTTTGAAAAAATTAATTCACTACATCGTAATAACTCAGGCATTATCGATAGATATTTCTTTAAATCATTATACTACAGACAAAATTCAATCATGTATGAATTTGCAACGGCACAACCCGGTTTCACAGTAGATACGTCGATAGCAGATTTGGGCAAACATTTAAATTTACCTGGATTTCTAGAAGATAGAAGAGCAGAAATTGAAGCAAACTTACATGACCTATAG
- a CDS encoding YbaN family protein: protein MRIILICLGFFFTFLGFLGAILPLLPTTPFILLAVLCFAKSSPKFHNWLVATKIYQEYVHNFKKYRGYTFKQKIKMLISLYIVVGFSIIMVDITLIRIGLGLMLVIQTLVLFLVVKTLPANYE, encoded by the coding sequence ATGAGAATAATATTAATTTGTCTAGGTTTCTTTTTTACCTTTTTAGGCTTTTTAGGTGCCATTTTACCTTTATTACCTACCACCCCATTTATCTTACTTGCCGTATTATGTTTTGCTAAAAGCTCACCCAAATTTCATAACTGGCTCGTTGCCACAAAAATTTATCAAGAATATGTGCATAATTTCAAAAAATACAGAGGTTATACATTCAAACAAAAAATCAAAATGTTAATCAGCTTATATATCGTAGTCGGTTTTTCTATAATTATGGTAGACATTACTTTAATAAGAATAGGGCTTGGCCTCATGTTAGTAATACAAACACTCGTATTATTTTTAGTAGTAAAAACATTGCCAGCAAATTACGAATAA
- a CDS encoding DUF4064 domain-containing protein, with product MIKRTGEKVLTWIGIVVQFLLVIGLAITSLFMGNSSFKDEVTTSIKENNPSATSSDVTGITGMLSSFVTTGIVVSIIVLILALVAVALIKKKAKVAGIILLILGIVSLLFNWISAILWIIAGIMLLVRKPKPSDDSHGGDGREDDVRNGSESDDKDDDGNKGTNKKAAGAAAGGAAVGATATGAVAASSKEDKDDVQSTNDKDAHEQDHDRDNSRQQDSFVTNNKGNDKDRVGNNRHEDQRNTNQRDDVNDKTGHDRNAVVEDRREDERNTNQGNDVTDNRSDDKDIYSNDRREQSSNEDVNNYGRPTNNESNDETYNASTSIDDRQHDPNEQARDTEFKGNDTNASTNNYRAGDRQDTTNSGANDNENSADAYRHAGQEHSESPYNTTNDDNQQNDYTNSDSIDDRQQTTSDNYKAHDTNVSSNNYRGGERTQNTTNAGVTDNQGNDKDFGSTQQSNNTSSTYQSNDDVNTNTNYHSGKTDSQGVHEDINDSFHQSGERPESASSQEDKVDASTQHDTESQHSSSSYVTDNRGNDKDFGNTNGHDGRNSANQQFSNSGDQDVHEDMASSFEQNGMSEQSSTSQSQNKANHSQEDKVDASTQHDTESQQSGPSNVTENKGTDKDISKRDSSETRDNSNLSGNVENTTDVNSKEQRIDDQQKSAFDDEGSANQEDNYNNNLFKNRVNKHKDDVEKDTDSEDYRF from the coding sequence ATGATTAAAAGAACTGGTGAAAAAGTATTAACCTGGATAGGCATCGTGGTACAGTTTCTTCTTGTTATTGGATTAGCTATTACGTCGCTATTCATGGGTAATTCAAGCTTTAAAGACGAAGTCACAACTAGTATTAAAGAAAACAATCCATCTGCAACATCATCTGACGTAACAGGCATAACAGGTATGTTATCAAGTTTCGTTACGACTGGTATTGTAGTTAGTATTATTGTATTAATATTGGCGCTAGTAGCAGTAGCACTAATTAAGAAAAAAGCCAAAGTAGCCGGCATTATTTTATTAATTCTTGGTATTGTTTCACTTTTATTCAACTGGATTAGTGCGATTTTATGGATTATCGCAGGTATTATGTTATTAGTTAGAAAACCTAAACCTTCAGACGATTCACACGGAGGTGACGGTAGAGAAGATGATGTTCGTAATGGTTCAGAATCAGATGACAAAGACGATGATGGTAATAAAGGTACTAATAAAAAAGCAGCAGGCGCAGCTGCTGGCGGTGCAGCGGTAGGCGCGACAGCGACTGGTGCAGTAGCGGCTTCTTCTAAAGAAGATAAAGATGATGTTCAATCTACAAACGATAAAGATGCACATGAACAAGACCATGACCGTGACAACAGTCGTCAACAAGATTCATTCGTTACTAACAACAAAGGCAATGATAAAGATAGGGTGGGTAATAATAGACATGAAGATCAACGCAACACTAATCAACGCGATGACGTTAACGACAAAACAGGACATGACAGAAATGCTGTTGTTGAAGACAGACGTGAAGACGAACGCAATACAAATCAAGGTAATGACGTTACTGATAATAGAAGTGATGACAAAGATATTTATTCAAATGATCGCCGTGAACAAAGTAGTAACGAAGATGTAAATAATTACGGCAGACCTACAAATAACGAAAGCAATGATGAAACTTACAATGCAAGTACAAGCATTGATGATCGTCAACATGACCCAAATGAACAGGCACGTGACACAGAATTTAAAGGTAACGATACGAATGCAAGTACTAATAATTATCGTGCCGGTGATAGACAAGATACTACCAATTCTGGTGCAAATGATAATGAAAATAGTGCCGATGCATATCGTCACGCTGGACAAGAGCACTCCGAATCACCGTATAATACGACGAATGATGACAATCAGCAAAATGACTATACTAATAGTGATAGCATTGACGATCGCCAACAAACAACAAGTGACAATTATAAAGCGCATGATACCAATGTAAGCTCTAATAATTACCGTGGTGGAGAACGTACACAAAACACTACCAACGCTGGCGTAACTGACAATCAAGGTAATGACAAAGATTTTGGTTCAACACAACAGAGTAATAATACTTCATCAACTTATCAAAGTAATGATGATGTTAATACTAATACGAATTATCACTCAGGCAAAACAGATAGCCAAGGAGTACATGAGGATATCAATGATAGTTTCCACCAATCAGGGGAACGTCCTGAAAGTGCTTCAAGTCAAGAAGACAAAGTCGATGCAAGCACACAACATGATACTGAGAGTCAACATTCTTCATCAAGTTACGTAACTGATAATAGAGGGAATGATAAAGACTTCGGTAACACAAACGGTCACGATGGAAGAAATAGCGCTAATCAACAATTTAGTAATTCGGGTGACCAAGACGTACATGAAGATATGGCTAGTAGTTTTGAACAAAATGGCATGTCCGAACAATCTTCAACAAGCCAAAGTCAAAACAAAGCTAACCATAGTCAAGAAGACAAAGTCGATGCGAGTACACAACATGATACAGAAAGCCAACAATCTGGACCAAGCAACGTAACAGAGAATAAAGGTACTGACAAAGATATTAGTAAACGTGACAGCAGTGAAACTAGAGACAATTCTAATTTAAGTGGCAATGTAGAAAATACGACAGACGTGAATTCAAAAGAACAACGTATAGACGACCAACAAAAATCAGCATTTGATGATGAAGGTTCGGCTAATCAAGAAGATAACTATAATAATAACTTATTCAAAAATAGAGTGAATAAACACAAAGACGACGTTGAAAAAGATACGGATTCAGAAGATTATAGATTTTAA
- a CDS encoding LPXTG cell wall anchor domain-containing protein produces MLKKSLVTSLSVSALLLTDAHANAEENKQSEDSKAPTNVLADNNHSLNGDKTKASSDKVSGDAVSPVQKSASNKADEKKASVDTKSPSVASTKPTDNEDKSVVKGTDNTKAKGSNVTTQKPANTNDKAAQPTIKVKVDAPKTATSKSSAPKNVKPKSTATKTKETSKATSTTSAKKDVKTVKTNAKKDDAKVAVKPANTKVAAASKAATVKTDKANKADQKVKATQKKAKQLPKTGSEQSGVLVSVASLFIAGLTLISTRLFRSRKSNI; encoded by the coding sequence ATGTTAAAAAAATCTTTAGTTACTTCATTAAGTGTTTCAGCTTTATTATTAACTGATGCTCATGCAAATGCAGAAGAAAACAAGCAAAGTGAAGATTCAAAAGCGCCAACTAATGTATTAGCAGACAATAACCATAGTTTAAATGGAGATAAGACAAAAGCTAGTTCTGATAAAGTGTCCGGAGATGCTGTATCTCCAGTCCAAAAAAGTGCTAGTAACAAAGCAGATGAAAAAAAAGCTAGCGTTGATACGAAAAGCCCATCTGTAGCATCGACAAAACCAACTGATAATGAAGACAAGTCTGTAGTAAAAGGAACTGATAATACTAAAGCAAAAGGTTCTAATGTGACTACTCAAAAACCTGCTAATACTAATGATAAAGCGGCACAACCAACAATAAAGGTAAAAGTAGACGCACCTAAGACAGCTACATCAAAATCATCTGCGCCAAAAAATGTTAAACCTAAATCAACTGCAACAAAAACAAAAGAAACGTCCAAAGCCACAAGTACTACTAGTGCTAAAAAAGACGTTAAGACTGTGAAAACCAATGCTAAAAAGGATGACGCAAAAGTTGCTGTTAAACCTGCAAATACGAAAGTAGCTGCAGCAAGTAAAGCGGCTACAGTTAAAACTGACAAAGCCAACAAAGCAGATCAAAAAGTTAAAGCAACTCAAAAGAAAGCAAAACAATTACCTAAAACAGGTAGTGAACAATCAGGGGTATTGGTTAGTGTAGCTTCACTATTTATAGCAGGATTAACATTAATATCAACACGTTTATTCAGAAGTAGAAAATCAAATATATAA